A genome region from Clupea harengus chromosome 7, Ch_v2.0.2, whole genome shotgun sequence includes the following:
- the LOC105889921 gene encoding phospholipid-transporting ATPase ID-like, which translates to MSFFGLDCVRTREREEERRLKANDRDYNLPFKYATNAIQTSKYNVLTFLPLNLFEQFQRIANAYFIFLLMLQVS; encoded by the exons ATGTCGTTCTTTGGCCTGGATTGTGTGAGGACAAGAGAAAGGG aggaggagaggagactgaaAGCCAATGACAGAGATTATAATCTCCCCTTTAAGTATGCG ACCAACGCCATTCAGACCTCAAAGTATAACGTCCTCACCTTCCTGCCGCTTAACCTCTTTGAGCAGTTCCAAAGGATAGCCAACGCTTACTTCATTTTTCTACTCATGCTACAGGTGAGCTGA
- the LOC116220995 gene encoding C-C motif chemokine 26-like has product MMTRIAIVLIVASLYLSYTAGSDVALDCCLLTSDQVLPRRLAKAYTLSDAGCSIKATIFTTRKGKHVCAPPPEKSKWVRNLISYLDSKKSRGSQ; this is encoded by the exons ATGATGACTCGCATTGCAATTGTTCTCATTGTTGCATCCCTGTATTTGAGCTACACGGCAG GCTCCGATGTAGCCTTGGATTGCTGTCTGTTGACCTCTGATCAGGTCCTTCCACGCCGGCTTGCAAAAgcatacacactgtctgatgcTGGATGCAGCATCAAGGCCACCAT ATTCACTACAAGGAAaggaaagcatgtgtgtgcccCTCCACCAGAAAAGAGCAAGTGGGTGCGGAATCTCATCTCTTATCTGGACAGTAAAAAATCAAGAG GCTCACAGTGA